A window from Triticum aestivum cultivar Chinese Spring chromosome 6D, IWGSC CS RefSeq v2.1, whole genome shotgun sequence encodes these proteins:
- the LOC123146137 gene encoding uncharacterized protein — MKGAQDRKQKKKQDLQVLAPFPGCLGRVINMFDLSNGVVATKMLTDKAHRDVSPAGKDRSGSFKMASNQFPAQMEDKHRDSQQRRSSPTKRSNSPTNRSGVSPVKMLMEQDMWREGVPDDEPLNVVARLMGLNDAPAVRQSDLASGRRFSMEDDGRNVKPKKESKCHQNQKAGTRHEETWSSLRDQPSKIDSSKNRHQGKDPSCERRMSLVREKFAEAKRLATDEKLLHSKEFQEALQFLSSNKDLFLKFLDEPTPLLSNNHYGFEPVAPPSEIKQITILKPSESVKRKGNIHAGRQLYSEGNEAEGNRCWRHQSLNVNPTNSTLSEPTRIVVLKPGLPKSHEDTIPVSSLESSTEADSEDDSVMAVDETVSSRRLAKEITWQMRMRLKDSQDEDSSLSYEYHDTYNENSSFSKSEVETAKEVSGEISEDLEFGTPTSGRSWDFLSRSDSPYSASCSSQASNRREPSVVKEAKRRILERWSVVSSTVSGEEERGARRSVGTLGEMLTIPEGKKDQEECGGITLESRSPELDTADPFSCLPRSRSLPVSLSYGGRESNRVAVGSQEADNEKSRKSSSFRERVSSLFSKNKKSAREKLGPPGVLSANNPLKNGSAVTIGDGSEASSYFTLDNPQRLTLLDDDENAVQRHVAGSCHTNNVASIPAKGASPLPSLGVPGFFGESQDQPSPVSVLDPDGPFLCDNNRRLLYSTENFITASPQIVSRSPLIGSFSRSLSWEEPPSEVMSPNSLRLARLFSKADDDQDSLTIIQKIVSSAGMDRKNCVLASPLDLKLLEKLSDHQAVEIKSRERRSKERLLFDAVNVALTELTWTAELSAYPWGRTCRSQRKDQDDDSSCNSAADEIWRVIRNWSILDKYPPGEVIERNLLLEMILKREVVETATADTTRLETFEVCAMVCTVVLEDLLEEALVDLTNST, encoded by the exons ATGAAAGGGGCTCAGGAtaggaagcagaagaagaagcaggaccTGCAGGTGCTGGCGCCCTTCCCCGGCTGCCTCGGCAGGGTCATCAACATGTTCGACCTCAGCAACGGCGTCGTCGCCACCAAGATGCTCACCGACAAGGCGCACCGAGACG TTTCTCCGGCTGGCAAGGACCGGAGCGGCAGTTTCAAGATGGCGAGTAATCAGTTTCCGGCTCAGATGGAAGATAAACAT AGAGACAGTCAGCAAAGAAGGAGCTCTCCAACGAAAAGATCAAACTCACCCACCAACAGATCTGGCGTGTCACCCGTCAAGATGCTCATGGAGCAGGACATGTGGAGAGAAGGGGTGCCCGACGACGAGCCTCTCAATGTTGTTGCCAGATTGATGGGTCTAAACGACGCTCCAGCCGTCCGCCAGTCTGATTTGGCATCAGGAAGAAGGTTCAGTATGGAAGACGACGGCCGAAATGTCAAGCCAAAGAAGGAAAGCAAATGCCACCAGAACCAGAAGGCAGGAACACGGCATGAGGAGACATGGAGCAGTTTACGTGATCAGCCTTCGAAGATCGATAGCAGCAAGAACAGACACCAAGGAAAGGATCCTTCTTGCGAGAGGAGAATGTCCCTTGTCCGCGAGAAGTTTGCTGAAGCAAAACGTCTGGCTACGGACGAGAAGCTTCTCCATTCAAAGGAGTTCCAAGAAGCGCTGCAGTTTCTGAGCTCAAATAAAGACTTGTTCCTGAAGTTCCTTGATGAGCCAACTCCGCTGTTATCAAACAACCATTATGGGTTCGAACCTGTTGCACCACCTTCAGAAATAAAGCAGATAACCATACTGAAGCCATCAGAATCAGTGAAGAGAAAGGGCAACATTCATGCCGGGAGGCAGCTATATTCAGAGGGAAATGAAGCTGAAGGCAACAGATGCTGGCGCCACCAGAGCTTAAATGTTAACCCGACAAATTCAACTTTGTCCGAACCAACAAGAATTGTGGTACTAAAGCCAGGGCTTCCAAAGTCTCATGAAGATACGATCCCAGTGTCCTCGTTAGAATCATCAACAGAGGCAGATAGTGAAGACGATAGTGTGATGGCAGTTGATGAAACAGTATCCTCGAGAAGGCTGGCCAAGGAGATCACTTGGCAGATGAGGATGCGCTTAAAAGATAGCCAGGATGAAGATAGTTCGCTCTCTTATGAATACCATGATACTTACAATGAAAATAGCTCCTTTAGTAAGTCAGAGGTTGAAACCGCTAAAGAAGTGTCCGGTGAAATAAGTGAGGATCTGGAGTTTGGTACTCCTACTTCTGGCCGTTCCTGGGATTTCCTGAGCAGGAGTGACAGCCCTTATTCTGCATCATGCTCCAGTCAGGCATCCAATCGACGTGAACCGTCGGTGGTTAAGGAAGCCAAAAGGCGGATCTTGGAGAGATGGTCGGTGGTATCGTCAACTGTTAGTGGCGAGGAAGAAAGGGGAGCACGTAGAAGTGTGGGCACACTAGGTGAGATGCTCACAATCCCTGAAGGGAAAAAAGATCAGGAGGAGTGTGGGGGAATAACATTAGAGAGCAGATCGCCTGAGCTGGATACCGCAGATCCTTTCTCATGTTTGCCAAGGTCTCGGTCTCTTCCAGTTTCTTTATCTTATGGAGGCAGGGAGTCGAACAGGGTTGCAGTTGGTTCTCaggaagctgacaatgaaaaaagTAGGAAGTCATCATCATTTAGGGAAAGAGTTTCCAGCCTGTTCTCTAAAAACAAGAAATCAGCTCGGGAGAAGTTAGGTCCACCTGGAGTTTTGTCTGCTAATAATCCACTCAAGAATGGAAGTGCTGTGACTATTGGTGATGGCAGTGAAGCATCTAGCTATTTTACACTGGACAATCCACAGAGACTTactttgcttgatgatgatgaGAATGCTGTGCAAAGACACGTGGCTGGTTCTTGTCACACTAATAATGTGGCCAGCATCCCTGCCAAG GGTGCTTCTCCTTTGCCAAGTCTTGGTGTCCCAGGATTCTTTGGCGAGTCTCAAGACCAACCAAGCCCTGTGTCTGTACTGGACCCGGATGGACCGTTTCTCTGTGATAATAATAGGAGGCTACTCTACTCAACTGAAAATTTCATCACTGCATCCCCAC AAATCGTGTCCAGGTCTCCACTTATCGGATCATTTTCAAGATCCTTGTCATGGGAAGAGCCCCCATCGGAAGTCATGTCGCCAAATTCTTTGAGACTAGCAAGGCTTTTCTCCAAGGCTGATGACGATCAAGACTCGTTGACGATTATCCAGAAGATAGTCTCCTCAGCTGGCATGGATAGAAAAAATTGCGTATTAGCCAGCCCTCTGGACCTGAAGTTGCTTGAGAAGTTGTCGGATCACCAAGCAGTGGAGATCAAGTCGAGGGAAAGGCGGTCGAAGGAGAGGCTTCTCTTCGATGCTGTCAACGTGGCGCTCACAGAGCTCACTTGGACAGCAGAACTGTCTGCATACCCATGGGGTCGGACATGTCGTTCGCAACgaaaagatcaagatgatgattCCTCCTGTAACTCCGCCGCCGATGAAATTTGGCGGGTCATAAGGAACTGGTCGATACTCGACAAGTATCCGCCCGGCGAAGTCATTGAGAGGAACCTTCTGCTGGAGATGATCCTCAAGAGGGAGGTGGTGGAGACCGCCACCGCTGACACGACACGGCTGGAGACGTTTGAGGTCTGCGCCATGGTTTGCACGGTGGTTTTGGAGGACCTGCTTGAGGAGGCCCTTGTAGATTTGACTAACAGCACCTAG